CAGGGGACGCAGCAGGAGCCGCGGGTGAGAGGCTCCCGGAGCCGCGGGTTCCCTCGCGTTCTGTCCTCCCCTTGGCTTTCCTTCCTGTCCCCCAGAGGGGACGGGTCCCCTGCGCCCTTTTCCTTCTGCTATTTAGAGACAGCGTGTTGCTTCTGCTGAGGCCGGCCTCCACCGggccgtcctcctgcctcagcctcccgaggcaTCTCGCACACCCTCCTGGCCTCGCTCCTCACTTTCCCCCCGAGCTCGGCCACCGGGCAGCGGCCCCCGTCACAGGACGCTGGCCCCCGGCTCCAGGACTTTCTAGTAACTTCTTAGAAAACGCTGACgtcgctgtttttttttttttttttttttttatgctttgtGGTTTGTCTTCTCGCCTCTTGTCTCACGGGGGCTGCGGTGGAGCCGGGGTCGTGCGCTGGGGTCTGAAACGGGTTTGCACTCGGTGCTTAGGAAGAGCCGGAGgaggattcaggaggctgaggcaggaggatggcacgtgggaggccagcctccgcaacttaAGGAGGCCCCGAGCAACAAGGTCTCCCCGCTGCAGACCTGGGAAGTTGCTGATGGGATTCAGTGGAGCTTTTAGACACCTGCTGTATACCCTATGGGGGGTCTCCTGCCATCCCAGCCgctcgggaggctggggcaggaggattgcacattggaggccagcctcagccacgtaGTGAGTCCCCGACTCTCAATAAAATGTCagcagggctggggacggggctccctGGGCTCTGTCCCTGTcaccaaaacagaaaaagaaaaaagaaaaagaaaaaaaaagagggaaattGAGAAAGCGGGTCACGCGGAGTCGCAGCAGCAGGTGGGGGTCCGAGGGGTCTTTGTGAGGCCGCTGGTCCTCCATTTTCATCAGCTGGACGTCTCCAACACGCCCAGGGGACGGTATTAGGTTTGGAACCTGAAGCCATTGGAGGTTCCCGGGGAGGCGCTGGGAGGAGGCTCGGCagcctcaggaggccgaggctgtgtccctcagggtgggggAGAGGCTGGGAGCCAGAGCTCCGTCCCTTTTcgcggctgagtaatactccaccaTGAGAAAAATGACCGCCTGGCGTTGATCCGAAGACGTGACCGTTAGCATGTCGCCCAGACGTCTTCAGACCGTGAGGTCCCTCACCAGAAGCCCACGCAAGGTCAGAAAGCTCACGTTGACCCTTGGTCAACACAGGTGGCCCGTGTTTAAATTCcataaaaatacaatttttttttttttttttttggttccaggaACTGAGCCCAGGGGGGCGCTTAGCCacggagccacgtccccagccccttttaatttattttattttttaatttagagtcagggtctcactcagttgctgaggctggcctccaccttcccatcctcctgcctcagcctcccgaattcCCCAGCCCAACTGAAGTCGCTTCTCCACCTTTGAAAACGGCGTCGGGACCCACGTCACCTCAGAGGTTCCTCCGAGACCGGGTTCTCGACGCCGTTGAAGGGGCAGGAAGCACGTTGGGGGCCACTATCAGTTTCCAGAACTCGGTTTTTATCTTGCAAACCCGAAACTCTGTTCCCGCTGAGCAAACAAGGGGCGGTTCTCCCCCACGGcccccggggggggggggaagtGCCGCTGTCCCTCCGTCTCTGCAGATGGGACTCTCCGGGGACCTCAGAGGAGCCGAACCCGCCACTGATTTTGTCTCGTTTGTGCTTTTCTGAGCGCCTTAGCTTGTTGACGGCAGCAGTGTTTTCCACGGTGCTGGGAGGGTGCGGCTGGGGATCTTGAGGGCACGCACCCAGAGTTGACGCAGACTAGAAATCAGCCCCCCGGGGACCTCCCTCTGTCTCTgggtgtctctctgtctctgtctctctccgtctctgtctctctcttccctcctgaGCAACGCTAAGGACGTTCAGAGGGATGGCGGGAGCGGCAGGCGGGTGTTGGGCACGGTTCAGGGAATGACATTGGACAGAAAAGCGGCTGCACCCCGACACACTGTCCCCGCAGGCGGCAGGAGACAAAGAAAAGCCCATTTGGCATCGGAAATCGAGGCATCTGTCTCCCTAGTGGAATACAACTCAACCCTGAAAAAGGGCGCCCCCCGGGGCTGAGGTGGGAGCCCGGACCTGCCTCCCTGGGTCACTGAGCCTCAGCAGCGGGAACCCCGGCCTCGTGCTTCCCTGTTGAGCCAGAGCCTCCGTCTCTGCGGCTGAGTCACCCGGGCTGGGGAAGTGCCAGCCACCAGGCCACTTGTACTTTCTGGGTGGGGCTTTCTGGCCGCGGGCGGCTTGACATTTCCCCCAAGGTCTGGAGGGGGACTCGGTCGTCGCCCAGGGCCCAGCCGTGAACCCCCTGGAATTCCAGAtcccggggcgggggggggggggcttcagGTCCGGGGCGCTCCAGGTTCCCCAGCTGCCCGTCTTGGATGGCGTTCATCTCTAACGGCCCAGACCCTCTCTCCAGGTTCGTTGGGTGGCGGGTCCTGTGTGCCTTAGGCTGTGCTCAGCTGCACTGACAGCTCGACCCCAATAACTAGTAACAAAACAGACTCAGGATGAGTCGACGCAGTAACAGAATCATCTGAAAACCAattttttctttgacttttagaattttcacttcttttttttttagactcCTGTGCATGGGTGTAACTGAAACCTCAGAAAGACAAGCTGCAgacctggggggtggggggacaacCAGAAGGACtaactttgtttaaaaaaaaaaaggatcttgGCTGCACCTGCGTCCTCATAGGACAAGAAGGCTGCCGTTGCTCCGTGTATTCCGAACTCTTTCGAACCTGGGCTCGGAAGGTGCTTTAGTGGCCTCTTTCTGGCCCTTCCCAGGAGAAGAGCTGCAGCTGCACATCACCTGCTTCAACTTCGAAACGGTGCTGGTCACTTGGAACGCCACTGGATACCCGGGGACAAACCTTAGCTTCTTCTACACGTGAGTGTCCTGGGGCACAGAATCCCGTGTCCCTGACGTAGGAACTGTCTCCCTTGGACCAGAAATCCTGGCGCCCGCTGACCACGGCTGTGGCCCCTGCCCTGAGCCTCTCCCGGCTTCAGAGCGTCCACCACGGGGGGACACGGGGGGGACGGGGGTGGCCACGTGGGGGTCGGGTCTTTCCAACGGATCTCGGCTGATTTCTGAGAACAGGGGACGGGGCTGTTCCCAGGCTGATGGCGCCGCAGATTAAGGGGAAGAGGCAGAGCCGGGGCGAGGTCCCGCGGCTGAAGGCAGGCACAGGGAGGGGACCGCTCTGGGTTTCCCAGGGGGTCACGGGGGGATCGCAGGGTGGAGGTGAGCCCTGAGGCAGAGGCTAGACTCGCAGGGGACCGGAGCCAGGAAGCCACAGAGAGAAGATCGGATCAGGCTCAGCCCTGATAACGCACGTTGCACCTGGGGACTGTCACAGCAAGTGCCCCCACCCACACAGCTCTCCCTCCCGCCCTCGAGGACCCGGGTCCCAGCCTCCCTGCACAGCCTCCAGGGAGGCTCCTCCggcctctccagctcctgggctccagcTGGCCCTGGGCTGGCCCCTCACTGCAGTCTCTGCCTCCGTCTCCACGGGGCTCCTCCTCTGggtctgtgtcccctcctctgtctGAGTGTCCCGTCCCCCGCGCAGGTTCACGCGGGGCGCGGGTCTCAGCCCCTGCCCCAACTACACGCTTTGGCAAGGCCGCACGACCGGGTGCCTGCTGGCCGCGCGCGACGACATCCTCCACTTCTCCATCAGAAACGGGAGCCGCCTCCTCGTCTCCAGGAGCCAGTGGGTGAGCGACTACCGTAAGTGCCCAGGAGCGAGGCCACCGTCCAGTTCCCAGGGGACGCCCCCCTGACCCCCAGCTcggcagattgaacccagggacccttGACCTCCTCATTGTTTATCTAGAGACGGGGCCTTTGGCTGAGTGGCTCACGGCCTCAcggggttgctgaggctggcctccaattggccatcctcctgcctcggcctcctcctctgggtctgtgtcccctcctctgtctcttGGGAGGACACGGCCATTGCATGAGGGCCCCCTGACCCAGGAGGAGCCCATCTCAGGAGCCTTCACTAATGACCTCTGCAGAGACCCTGTGTCCCCACGCGGTCCCTTTTGGGGGTGACGGGGACCGAGAACTCGCCCAGAGCCCAGTCCGGTCCTCACAGACGTCAGACCACTCTGCAGACTGAGGGCTTCCCTCTGGGGGATGCCCAGGTCCTCGGGGTCCTGGTCAGGACTTGTAGTGGACATGCCGTGGGGACAGACACATGTCCACTCCCGCACGTCTGCAGCCGGGGGTCGGGGAGGCGCGACGGGGTCTGGCCCAACCAGGGGACCCTCCCAACTGACCCTCGCCCAGGGCTGAGGTCTGTGGTGCTCCTCCCCAGTGAAGCCCGGCTCCCCCAAGGACGTCCACTTCCGGTGGCTGCAGGAGGGCGTCGTGGTGACCTGCTCCGACCTGCCCTACGGGGGCCTCCTCTACGAGGTCCAGTACAGGAGCCGCTTCGACGCCGAGTGGGAGGTGAGCAGGACGCGGCTCCGGGGGGGCGAGGGCCGGGGCCTCCTGGGGTCAGCGTCCAGCAGGGAAAGCCAGCCGGGGGCCTATGTGCAGGTTCCCGTCCGTCTGCCGTCTCTGTCCATCATCCACCCATCTGTCCGTCCGTCCATCCATCTGCATCCGTATCCCACGCCTCTATTCGCACCCAGATCTCTAGGGCCAGAGGCGTGGAGGTGACTTCAGGGGTGGCCTTGGGCACGGATGGGGCCAGCCGTCAGGTCGTCCCTGTGGACAGGGTTTCTCGGGGGGCCGTCTAGAGGCCGGAGTCCTTCCTCTCTGTGGGTCCTCCGTCCGTCTTTCTGCTGAGGCCCTTCAACTGATCGGACGAGGCCCACCTCCGAGGCTCAGCCACTGACCGTCGACCCCGTATCATGTCGAATCACGTCCGTTATCGATCAGTAGATCAATATGGTACCGGGGACTGAACGCAGGGACCCTTAACCGCTGACCCGTGTCCCCAGATGGAGCTTTCTTCCTTTCCAGGCCCGTTTCTGACCCGTAAATCGCGTTTTCTTGAGAAAGTAAGGTGCCAGGTGCAGGAGGCCACAAGACCCAGGCCCCGCCCCTAAGGGTGGCATCCCGTCTGTCCCCAGTCCAGGGAAGCGACGACGTGCAACGTGACCGTCGGAGGGTTGGACACCGAGAAGTGCTACAGCTTCCGGACCCGGGTGAAAACCACTGAGGACCAGTACGGCCCCCACGCCACCCCCAGCGACTGGTCCCAGGTGACGCACTGGCAGAGGGCGGAGCTCAGAGGTGAGCGGAGGATATGCAAATCTATGCAAATTCATGCAAATCCATGTAAATGCATACAGATTACTGCAAAGTCATGAAAATTTATGCAAATATACGCAAATCAACACgaatgtatgcaaatatatgcaaatgaagggcaagtATGCAAATGTATGCGGAGGTATGGGAAGGTATGGAAGCTACGATGTGCAAGACCACAGACGGCGACACAGGTGTGATGGACACCCAATGGCTGGGGGCGGGGCACAGGTGGGTTAGAGAGAGGGATGGGTCACAGGTTGGTGGACAGACGGACCACCGACGGGCAGATGGACAGACCTCCTTCCGTTGGGTTTCAGACTCCTGCGAGATGGAGCCCGGTCCTCGCCTCCCGCGGTTCCCCAAGTTCATCCTCATCTGCAGCGCGGTCACCCTGCTGACCCTGGGTCTCCTGCTGCTGTCCTTATGGAAACTGCAGAGGTAGGGACACGGCCGTCCCCGCCGTCCCCCACACGCAGGGTCCCGGCCAGCTTCCCACGGCCGTGTCCAGGAGCCGCTCAGAGCGGGGAAGGGTCATTGGAGGGCCACTTGAGGTCAGCTGAGTCCATGGCCAAAGCCCTATGGCGGCTGGGCAGGGTGCTTCTGCTGCCCCTGGGCGTGCGGCTCGGGGCGGTGTGCAGAAGCCCCGGGTCCGACCCTCAGCAGGACAGGCCACCTGAAGTGCAGAAGCCCCGGGTCTGACCCCCAGCAGGACAGGCCACCTGAAGTGCCCCTCCCCAGGGGACCAGGGGCCTTTCCAAAACTGCTCCCTCGGGCGATTTCCCTTTGGGTCCTTCTCTGTGCCCATCACGGCGGCCCCTTCTAGCTTGGCTGACCCTGACCCGGCCCCGGTGACGGCTCAAGGGGCCGATGCCCAGGTACCATTTCTGTCCCTCGGATGCGGTTCCCATAGCAACGCCCAGCAGCGGGCCAGGCCGCCCTTCAGCCTGGGTCCAAGATGCCAGCGGCCAGGGCCGGGCAGGGCCAGGTGGCCGTCACAGGTGGACACGGCAGAGACGCCTCAGGCACCCACTTCCCTAGATGGATTTCTTCCAGGTCCTTCCAGGGAGGGGACACTACGGTGGCTTTTAGGGGTGTCCCCAGGTCTGCTCAGCGGCTTCTCTGTTTCATCTCAGGGTGAAGAAGCTGCTGGTGCCCAGCGTCCCGGACCCGAAGGGCAAGTTCCCCGGCCTCTTCGAGCAGCACCAAGGGAACTTCCAGGTACCCTCACGGCGCCACTGGACGGGGGTGCCCGGCCCTGCCCTCCAAACCtaggagaggggaaaaaaatcatttcttctaCCCTCTTAAGTTCCGTGACTGGGGTCTGCTAATTAAAAGGGCCAGTAACTgatgaactagaaaaaaaaaatccccgtgTCCCTTCTTGGCAGGCGTGGATCACAGACACCCAGAACGTGGTCCCGCTGGCCAAGGCGGGAGGCCTGGAGCCCGAGACCCCCCCGGAGGAGGCCCTGGTCATCCACCTGCTCAAGACGGAGCCCGAGGCGCCTGCCAGCTCAGGACCCGCGTGTCTGCAGACGGGGCAGGAAGAGGCCCCGGGGGGGCCCCCCCAGCTCCCTCCCCAGGCCCCCCAAGGTGGAGACCGGGTGCTTCTGGGCGACTTCGCCTTTGTGATGAGTGACAACTCCTACATGATGCTGTGAGGCGGCCCCTCCAAGGCCACCATCCGGATCCACGCTGATGTCCGAGGGCACGAGAAATATCAGGACTTCACCGGAGCCCCCTGGGCCACGGGGGCTCCGATCTGGGGTCCCTGAAGACCACCACTCACGACGAACGAAGGGAGGGCATGTCCAGGGTGCCCTAAAACCCACTCCCCTCCTGGGTTCCCCCCAAATCCTCCCCTTTCAACATTCCCCTCCACACATTGTGCCTTAGACCTTTTCTCATGCAACCGGGGCAGGGAGACGAATCCCATTTTTTAAAAGGCATCAGGCCACCCGCGGGTTAGGGGTGCAGCCTGGGGTCCCCATTCGATGGCTGACCTCCTCCCGAGGGGTCAGCGCTGGGCCACATTGGCGACCTGGTTGGGGGAAATGCATATTAATTGCTTGAATTAATTAAATGCATATAAATGGCTTCCGGGGGGGACTTGGTCATCTTCCTTGGGGGCGATGGCGGTGACCTCAGGGGACCCTGAGCCTGGATGCCCGTCTGCAGGGCCCCTGGGACCCACCCGCACCTTGGCTCCCCCCACCTTGAAGGGCGGGCCTTCTCTTGCTGTCAATCACCGGCTCGGTCCTTGCAGCGCTTGCTGCCTGAGCAACCGTGCATGCGGACGGGTCGGGCGCGCTGTTTCAGGAGCCGTCTACACGGCGTGGCTTTGCCACCGAGTCAGGGGCGCGCGTCCTTTTGGTTGTCCCTGGGCGGGTCGCTCCTCCGGGCAGGTGCAGCCCCGGCTGGGTCTCTGCAGCCCGGGCGAAAACCCTCCTCCAACAAACCCTCCTCCAACCGCGCAGGCGGCGCTGTGCCGGCGTGAGTCACCGATGGTTATCTGCCCTGGGCCCCCTCCTGTCCCCGGAGGAGTCGCTATCGCTGGTGATCAGCAGCAGAGATGACTGGCAGGTGGGGCCGAAAAGCCCCGGGTGCAACCCCGGGCGTGTCCAGCCCTGGAACAGCGGAGGGTGGGGGGGTGGAAAGGTCCCCGGATGACGGTGCTGTGTGACCTCGGGCCGTGTCCTGACCTCTCTGAGCCCTGCTCTCTTGTTTTCTCGGTGAACTTGTGAAGCAGGGGCCTGTTTGGGGGCCGGGTGGACAGGAGTCAAGGCCAGCGTGTCCTTCCCAGAGGTGATGAAGGTCATGAAGGCCAAGCCGACTCAGGGGGGGAgttttgtttgggttttaattgagCTGCCTGTTCCGGCTGCGTGGTCTGAACCGTGGTGCCCGTGTGTGTCTCCGCATGTATGCACGTGCACCTAGTAGACGCCTGGGCATACATGAGTGCGTGTGTGCAGGGAGACACAAACTGATATCTGACGAGCGTTTTGCCTGATTTGAATTTGCTCTTGGTTTCCGTGTCTTTTGAATCGATTTAGATCAGGATCCTCTTTAGAAAATGGGTCTGGACATTTAAGGTCCCTCCTTTAAAAGGTATGTCCATGTCCCAGCGACCAGGACCTGGGAGTGGGACCTCGTGGGGACACAGGGTCTCTGCAGAGGTCATTAGTGCAGGGTCCCGAGATGGGCTCCTCCTGGGTCAGGGGCCCTCATGCAATGGCCGTGTCCTCCCAAGAGACAAGAGGGGACAGAGACCCAGAGGAGGAGCCCCGTGGAGACGGAGGCAGAGACTGCAGTGAGGGGCCAGCCCAGGGCCAgctggagcccaggagctggagaggccGGAGGAGCCctctggagccctggagggagcTGGACACCATGGTAAGAGGCGGGTCCTGTCCACAGCTGGACCCCAGACCTGTGAGGGGAACCTGGGGTGGGCACAGGGTCCCTGCAGAGGACAGGTGGTCAGTGGGTGCCCTGTCCACCCGTCTCCAAGGGGGACAGATTCTCTGCCAGGACCCTGAGCTCATGCCGaagagaaaaacaggaaaaaaaataaaaataagaaaaatagtcCCGGCCGTTGGCCAGGTCCAGTGGATCCCTGACCAGGTCTGTCTTGCTGGAAGGTTTGGTCACTAGGGTCTCCATTtccttctattaaaaaaaaagaaaaaaaaaaaaaacccaactgtTGACCAGAGAGCAGACTCATGTCCAGCCGAAGGGATCTTTGCGAGTCTCCCAGTGGGCACGGAGAGCGGGCAAATCCTACGACAAAATCACTCCGCCCAAAGTTCTTAGACGCAAAGATAAAAGttagatttaatttaaaaaaataaaataaaaataaaatagaattaaaaatgaaacaaaataaagactcatagaaagtaaaataaaataaaaaatgaagatcgaataaaatcaaaaataaaataaaaatgaagtaaaataaagaatgatATAAAGTAAAATGGCATGAAACAAGAATCAAATAAGAAATGaagtagaataaaataaagaatgaaataaaaatgaaaatgaaataaaataaaaagtgaaatggACTAAAGATGCCGGTCCACCCCGCTGCCCTCCCCAGGTCCGTCCACCCCCCCCCCTTGGCTGTGACCCGGGTGGCCGTCCCCTGGTTCCCGGCCCCGCCCCCCGCCCTGTGGACCTGGCCCTGAGCCGGCGGGGACTTGGCTGCGGAATGTCCCGGGCTCGCTGCCCGCCCCCTGGGTGGTCCCCACCTGCGGCTGCCAACGCGAACTCGGGGTGAGAAGCCTCCTGGGGGGCGGGGGCCGTTCCTTTCTGCATCGTTCGCAGGGGCCCCCGGAGAAGCTGGGGGGCAGCCCAGGAGGACCCGGGGGGCAGCCGTGGAGGACCCCGGGGTGTGGACGGGCCCCCTACGTTGGTGGCCCCGGGCAGCTGCCAGCGACGGACTCCGCTCTCACAGCCTCGCCCCTTCCCCCCCGGTCCTCGAGGGCCGGACCCCCCGATGGGGGAGCGGCTGACGTCACCGCAGTGGGAGGGGCCGTTCCTGAGGACATCCGCTGACCCCCCTTAAGGGGCCCTCTTCGGTGCCCATCCCGATGGGGCCAGCGATGGCCACAGACGGGACAGCGGGGTCCGGAGGGGCGCGCGGAGGTCAGCGGCCGATTTGCCCCGAGCCGACCCGACCCGGGGACCGAGACCCTGGTGCCTGGAGGGCATTTCTAGGTGGCAGAGAAGTTGGCCCCAAAGTGTGAGGCGCTGTGTCCAGGTGCAGCCAGGGCCACCCGGGGCCAGAGGTCCTCCAGAGGGTTCCTCTGCACGGCCACCCGCTGTCCAAGTGTCCGCTTCTGTGTCCACCCAGCTGTCTGAATCTTTCTGCCTGTCTATGTGTCCATCATCTACCTACCTGTCCATCATCTACCTACCTGTCAATCATCTACCTACCTGTCCATCATCTATCTGTCATCTACTGATCCTGTCTGTCCATCTATCTCTCTGCCATCTACCCCTCCTGTCTGTCCAGGGGGCTCTCACACCCTGGGTGGGGCTGCTCCTGGCTCCTGGTGTGTGCGGCCCAGAGAGGCTGCTCCAGCTCCTGCAGCGCACAGCACAGCCCACCCCAGGGCACCCCCAGCCCCAGAGAACCCCAGGGCCCAGGAGACCTGCAGGACAGAGTCTCTGTCCATCATCCGTCCACCCAGCTGCCATCTGTCTATGACCTGTCCATGCGTCTGTCGTCCACGTGCAGGACAGTATCCACATGTGCACACCCGGGGGTCTGTGCACACTCGCAGGGACTGAGTGTGTGCTCTGCCCTCAGAACACAACAGGGCGGGGGAGACTCCTGACGTGGGAGTCTGGAGGGTGCTCTTCCTGGTCCTAGGAGACAAGAGAAGTTATCTTCCTCCTCAGGGCCCTGGCCAATGTCCAGCGAGGAGCAGAAAAGTGGACACACAGGTTCATCAACCTTCACGGGGGACCCGGGCTCAGTGGCTCACGCCGGTcaccccagcagcttgggaggccggggcaggaggatctcaagttggaggccagcctcagcagcctagggaggccctgtctctaaataaaatattctacTTACGGAAGGGCCCCCCGAGGCCAGGGGCGTCTTGTCCAGGCCCCGGGTTTGCAGCCCCCCGCGAGGGCTCGGACACAAACCAGGTGATCAAGTCTGTGATGAAAGAAAGATTCCTAAATGCAGCGCCTAGAGTCGGGGACATGGGGACGTGCCACCTTAGTACGGTATGACCCCAGGCCACAGGATCGCGTGGTTCTGTGGCGTCCAGATTAGCTGTGGTCCCACTGTGTGCTGTGTAGTTAGACGGACCTTCTGTGGTCCGCGAGCCCGGGTTCTACAGTTGCATTTTATCACGTTACAGTTTGCATCCGTTAACCCCGTTCCGGGGGCTATAGCTACGTTGAATACTGCACATTTTATATGTcatatctatattttttaaatgtatttttacatattttatacatCATATGTAAAGTCTATAGAAATATATTCTATAttacatattatttattttatatatattttaaagtcacATTCTACGTAATCGCGCTATGTGGTTTGTAATTGCATGACTTGTTAGTTAtggcattatttttttaataatcgcATCAGGTACTTTATGATTGCGTCATGTATTTTGTCATtgcattattttttaatgattGCATTATCTATTTTATGATCGCATTTTGTACTTCACGGTCGCATATTCTACCGGTACCCCCTGTATTTCGTGATCACCGCATGCATTTTGTGTTTCCAAGATGTCTGTTGGCACTGCGTTATGGAATCGCATCATGCATTTTATACTGCGTTACATATTCTATAAGCGCGTCATTTTTAACAATTGCGCTCTGCCTTTATGATCGCATGCCCTCTCCTCTAAGGCCATCCGTATTGGACGATCCACGTGGGGCATTTCACAATTGCAGCCCACGTTTCCTGCAGTCACCCCAGACCCTCACCGTGGACACTGCATTCTGTGTTCTCCGTAAGGGCCACAGACGGTGCCTGAGTTTTAGCGGTGgccatggggggggggggactttCCCGACCCCAGCCAGCGGCCCTCCGCCGGGGCAGTGGACAGGAAGGGACAGCGTGGCCGAGGGGCCTCCTCAGCTGGGCTCTTGGCTTCCGCCCCGCACTCCGTCCTGGAGCCGTCCAGCTCCCAGGACCAGATGGCCCCTGGCCTCGCAGCCAAAGGGGCAGGAACAGGTCTCAGGTTTCACAGGGTGACAAGGAAGAGTGACGCGGCGCGACAATGGCCCGGGGCAGATCAAAGGCGTTTGGGCTTTTAAGGAAAGAGGAGCTGTGGGCGGGGGCAGGGGCTGCTGTCGCCCAGCAGCCGGGAAGTGGGGGGAGCCTTGGGGCAGCACCTGCCCTTCCTCCAGGCCTG
The genomic region above belongs to Callospermophilus lateralis isolate mCalLat2 chromosome Y, mCalLat2.hap1, whole genome shotgun sequence and contains:
- the Crlf2 gene encoding cytokine receptor-like factor 2; translation: MRQQLRPWAAATVLLLGDLLASGDAAGAAGEELQLHITCFNFETVLVTWNATGYPGTNLSFFYTFTRGAGLSPCPNYTLWQGRTTGCLLAARDDILHFSIRNGSRLLVSRSQWVSDYLKPGSPKDVHFRWLQEGVVVTCSDLPYGGLLYEVQYRSRFDAEWESREATTCNVTVGGLDTEKCYSFRTRVKTTEDQYGPHATPSDWSQVTHWQRAELRDSCEMEPGPRLPRFPKFILICSAVTLLTLGLLLLSLWKLQRVKKLLVPSVPDPKGKFPGLFEQHQGNFQAWITDTQNVVPLAKAGGLEPETPPEEALVIHLLKTEPEAPASSGPACLQTGQEEAPGGPPQLPPQAPQGGDRVLLGDFAFVMSDNSYMML